The Corallococcus silvisoli genome contains a region encoding:
- a CDS encoding class I SAM-dependent methyltransferase — protein MERRKDWYEHPEYYEAIFGTDTVREADFLQALSQRYGTGGNQWLEPACGAGRLVAEAAGRGLRVAGYDLSEAMLAHARKRLTPAERRRVKLSQARMEDFFDPALEGRVDLAHTLVSTFRYLDSEKAAVEHLSGTRRLLKPDGIYVLGFHLTDYARSGPEHERWVGQVGRDKVVCNTHEGLPEKQLRRSPMRNRLRVTGPGKDWLIETTWHFRTYDEAQVKRLFRKSGLRVAATFDFDYDLEAPVGRGSPRLDRVFILKPDVGAAP, from the coding sequence ATGGAACGACGCAAGGACTGGTACGAGCACCCGGAGTACTACGAGGCCATCTTCGGCACCGACACCGTGCGCGAGGCGGACTTCCTCCAGGCGTTGAGCCAGCGCTACGGCACGGGGGGCAACCAGTGGCTGGAGCCCGCGTGCGGCGCGGGGCGGCTGGTGGCGGAGGCCGCGGGGCGGGGCCTGCGCGTCGCGGGCTATGACCTGTCGGAGGCCATGCTCGCCCACGCGCGCAAGCGGCTCACCCCCGCCGAGCGCCGCCGCGTGAAGCTGTCGCAGGCGCGCATGGAGGACTTCTTCGACCCGGCGTTGGAGGGCCGCGTGGACCTGGCCCACACGCTGGTGTCCACCTTCCGCTACCTGGACAGCGAGAAGGCCGCGGTGGAGCACCTGTCCGGCACCCGCCGCCTGCTCAAGCCGGACGGCATCTACGTGCTGGGCTTCCACCTCACCGACTACGCGCGCTCCGGCCCCGAGCACGAGCGCTGGGTGGGGCAGGTGGGGCGCGACAAGGTCGTCTGCAACACGCACGAGGGCCTGCCGGAGAAGCAGCTGCGCCGCTCGCCCATGCGCAACCGCCTGCGCGTCACCGGACCCGGCAAGGACTGGCTCATCGAGACGACGTGGCACTTCCGCACCTACGACGAAGCCCAGGTGAAGCGCCTGTTCCGCAAGTCCGGTCTGCGCGTCGCCGCCACCTTCGACTTCGACTACGACCTGGAGGCACCCGTGGGGCGCGGCAGTCCGCGCCTGGACCGCGTGTTCATC
- a CDS encoding ZIP family metal transporter, which yields MSPVVAEVLLYSFIVVVSALSGASVVIFNDRSTRLVTFLAFAAGVMFGAAFFHMLPEAYEGGGWWAFALVPMGFLFVLVLERYLLAHACEEPPDCAEHVHGHALGLSAFLGLSTHTLFDGIALGSSVKEGVGAMALLAITAHKVPSSLSLASILQAEGKKRGTILAYTALYGLMVPVGAVLYFGFDAVLRFESLAPKALAFSAGTFLYIAVSDLLPHVNKHGRDKPGRNLVALAAGLLVMFVLARVLGHTEH from the coding sequence ATGTCGCCGGTCGTGGCCGAAGTCCTCCTGTATTCCTTCATCGTCGTGGTGAGCGCGCTGTCTGGCGCGAGCGTGGTCATCTTCAACGACCGCTCCACGCGGCTCGTGACGTTCCTGGCCTTCGCGGCGGGCGTGATGTTCGGCGCGGCCTTCTTCCACATGCTCCCGGAGGCGTACGAAGGCGGGGGCTGGTGGGCCTTCGCGCTGGTCCCCATGGGGTTCCTCTTCGTGCTGGTGCTGGAGCGCTACCTGCTCGCCCACGCGTGCGAGGAGCCGCCGGACTGCGCTGAACACGTGCACGGCCACGCGCTGGGCCTCAGCGCGTTCCTGGGGCTGTCCACGCACACGCTCTTCGACGGCATCGCGCTGGGCTCCTCCGTGAAGGAGGGCGTGGGCGCCATGGCGCTCCTGGCCATCACCGCGCACAAGGTGCCCTCGTCGCTGTCGCTCGCGTCCATCCTCCAGGCGGAGGGCAAGAAGCGCGGCACCATCCTGGCGTACACCGCGCTGTACGGCCTGATGGTGCCGGTGGGCGCGGTGCTCTACTTCGGCTTCGACGCGGTGCTGCGCTTCGAGTCCCTGGCGCCCAAGGCGCTGGCCTTCTCCGCGGGCACCTTCCTCTACATCGCCGTGTCGGACCTGCTGCCGCACGTGAACAAGCACGGCAGGGACAAGCCCGGACGCAACCTGGTGGCATTGGCAGCCGGGTTGCTGGTGATGTTCGTGCTCGCGCGGGTCCTGGGACACACGGAGCACTGA